The nucleotide sequence CACTATCGCTAGCCATCGAAGGCATCATTTACGCCGGTGAACACGATCCGTTCCAGTCCGATAGTGCCGCATTCTTGATCTCCGAATTGCCCGATCCCAGCCACGGCGACGGATCGCTGGAACACGTTAACAATTGCCCGTTCTGTAAACGTCGTGCCGAATCGGCAACCAAGGCGTTGGTAGAACTGCGGGGCGATGACGGTGAATTGATTGCCCACACGGCCCAAAAGGAATTGGGGGTCAGCAAGGGCGACCGGCTGAGCGTCGAAGGTGAATGCACGTTCAACCCCGAGATGAATCTGATCACCATCGCCGCGAAACGTATCCACCTGGATCGCTAATCACACTGGGAGCGCGGATGTATCCCCGCATCGGTGCGTTTGTCGCGTCGCCACGATAACGAACGGACGAGACGACACGTCAGCATCAGCGGGAATTCTCCTGACACCGGCCGACCGACCGGCACGGGGGTATGATGAGTGTTTGACTTTGGCCGTTTGCCAAGTCTTTCGCATCCGCGCCCCATTCATGCATCACACCTATGCGACGTGCCATCCAATCTTTCGCGGTTTACCCTTTTCTACTGACGACCTTCGGCTTGCTGCTGCCCACGGCGACGCTTGGCGACGATTCATCGGCAACTGGCACGGCCAAGGACTTGTTCAACGGTAAAGACCTGACCGGTTGGCACGTCGATGTCCCCGATGCGGACGACAACCCTGACATCCAGCCATCATTTGTCGTCCGTGACGGCAAATTGGTCAGCATGGGCACGCCCCGTGGTCACCTGATCACCGACCAATCGTATTCCGATTATCGGCTAGAGGTCGAATATCGCTTTGCGGGCAAACCGGGTAACTGTGGCGTGCTGGTTCACGCGTCCACTCCCAGGGCGCTGTACAAGATGTTTCCGCAGTCCATCGAAGTGCAGATGATGCATGAAAACGCGGGCGACTTTTGGTGCATCCACGAAAACATCGTCGTCAGCGACATGGCGTCGCGACGACCGGGGGATCCGTCGACCTGGGGCGGCAAGCAGGGGCAAAGCCGACGCATCTTGAATTTGACCGACGGTTCGGAAAAGCCGCTGGGGCAATGGAACCGAATGGTCGTGGAATGTGCCGACGACCAGGTCAAGGTCTGGGTCAACGGCGACCTGGTCAACGAAGGCTTTGATTGCACGGCCGAGCAAGGCCAGATCGCTCTGCAGGCCGAAGGCAGCGAGGTCGAATTTCGCAAGGTCCAACTGACGCCGATCCGGCAAATCAGCGATCAAGTTCCCGAAAACCAAGCAAGCGACCAATGACGACCGGTCGATCCATCACGGACCTGAAGACTCTGCGACGTTTCCTTGGCGTCTGCACGCTGTTGAACTTTGGCATGCTGACGCTTGCGACCGGCATTTTATTGGCAGCCGGGGGAATGATTGCATCCCTGCATTCCCGTTGGTTCGGCTTGACCGAAGCAACGTTGTCGGTGATGTATTTTTCGTTCTTGGCCGGATACAAGCTGTTGATACTTGGCTTCAACCTAGTGCCGTATCTGGCACTACGATGCGTCGATCGTTGACCGCACCGCTTGGCCGGCTTGCTTCAACGTCATCGCAAGCCCGATCAGCGAAACACCGGTGAACAACAAATTGACACCGACCAGCACTCCGGTCGCCCATAGTCCAGACAGCGGCCACTGCATCCAAATCATGATGCCCAAAGCCAGGGTCAATAGGCCACTGATCAACAGAGCGATCCAACCGGTCGCGGGACGAAAGCGGAACGAAGCCACGATTTTCCAAACGCCTTCGACGACAAAAAAGATCGTCAACAACAAGGCTAGGAAACTGAGCCCCAGAAGCGGATGCGCCAACACTCCCAAACCGGCGATCGCGGTGATTGCCCCCAGGATGATCATCGGCAATTTGTCGGACCAACCTTTGACCTGAATCGCGGCGACCACTTGCGCGATTCCCGCCAGAAGCATCAACGAACCAATCAGAAGAACGACGGCGGTACCGGCGATGGCTGGCGCGGCAATCGCGACGCCCCCCATGACCGCCAGAACAATCCCCATCACCAACAGAGGTGTTGTCGAAATCACAGGTTGGTCATTCATCGCATCGCCTTGTGGGGTCAAATTCGCCGCATCGGTGCCTAGCCCACCCGGATCGATGACGACCCTGTTGCCCAAGATGGCTCGGCTGCGTCGATGATAACGCCATCGGCCGGCGTCGTCGAAGACCCCGGTACGACTTTGTCCGATCGGAACGAATTAGCCCAACAAACGCACGCTTAACACACCATCGATGTCGCGAATCGACTGAATGACGGAATCGGCGACGTCGCCATCCACGTCGATGATGGTGTACGCGGCATCCCCACGTGACTTGTT is from Crateriforma conspicua and encodes:
- a CDS encoding DUF6868 family protein; amino-acid sequence: MTTGRSITDLKTLRRFLGVCTLLNFGMLTLATGILLAAGGMIASLHSRWFGLTEATLSVMYFSFLAGYKLLILGFNLVPYLALRCVDR
- a CDS encoding 3-keto-disaccharide hydrolase, which gives rise to MRRAIQSFAVYPFLLTTFGLLLPTATLGDDSSATGTAKDLFNGKDLTGWHVDVPDADDNPDIQPSFVVRDGKLVSMGTPRGHLITDQSYSDYRLEVEYRFAGKPGNCGVLVHASTPRALYKMFPQSIEVQMMHENAGDFWCIHENIVVSDMASRRPGDPSTWGGKQGQSRRILNLTDGSEKPLGQWNRMVVECADDQVKVWVNGDLVNEGFDCTAEQGQIALQAEGSEVEFRKVQLTPIRQISDQVPENQASDQ
- a CDS encoding HdeD family acid-resistance protein, with the protein product MNDQPVISTTPLLVMGIVLAVMGGVAIAAPAIAGTAVVLLIGSLMLLAGIAQVVAAIQVKGWSDKLPMIILGAITAIAGLGVLAHPLLGLSFLALLLTIFFVVEGVWKIVASFRFRPATGWIALLISGLLTLALGIMIWMQWPLSGLWATGVLVGVNLLFTGVSLIGLAMTLKQAGQAVRSTIDAS